From Sulfuracidifex tepidarius, one genomic window encodes:
- the sdx gene encoding sulredoxin — translation MVWKRTIMAKALEKAGHASIKVDNSVVFVANIDGKLMGMDGVCSHARCILGELDKASMTVKCPCHHAVFDLNTGKMLEPPYVAPDAPKDKLGLKTIPVRENNGWIEVDVE, via the coding sequence ATGGTCTGGAAAAGGACTATCATGGCGAAAGCCCTTGAAAAGGCAGGTCATGCGTCCATAAAGGTAGATAACTCAGTTGTTTTTGTAGCAAATATAGACGGGAAATTAATGGGGATGGACGGTGTATGTTCTCATGCAAGATGTATTTTAGGAGAACTTGACAAAGCTTCCATGACAGTTAAGTGTCCTTGCCATCATGCGGTTTTTGATTTAAATACTGGGAAAATGTTGGAACCGCCCTATGTAGCTCCCGATGCGCCCAAAGACAAGCTAGGGCTGAAAACGATACCCGTAAGAGAAAATAACGGCTGGATAGAAGTTGATGTAGAGTAA
- a CDS encoding carbon-nitrogen hydrolase family protein, with protein sequence MKVGIVQPSSKTSAVQMTEEALNDGAEVVLLPEKWVPSLDDVPLPEFQKLAMKYTAMIIPGAFEDGVSVISPIIDRNGNVKDVAKKVHLFGDEKGRLFPGEELILTNYNGVKLGIAICYDVDFPESVRELFKRGMEILLVPSKIRKEGIDIWRAYLMIRALENRVGVVNANNLTLPDYPGMSIAMVPENDNGIVRPMILADMKDKEEWKVVNIDTLRYMPLRSQRLEEYVDPKVKDVR encoded by the coding sequence TTGAAGGTTGGAATAGTTCAGCCAAGCTCCAAGACAAGCGCAGTGCAAATGACAGAGGAGGCTCTGAACGATGGAGCAGAGGTAGTGCTTCTACCCGAAAAGTGGGTCCCTTCACTCGATGATGTACCTCTTCCTGAGTTCCAGAAGCTGGCAATGAAGTACACCGCAATGATAATACCAGGAGCTTTCGAAGACGGAGTATCTGTTATTTCTCCCATCATAGATAGAAATGGAAACGTAAAGGATGTAGCAAAGAAGGTACATCTCTTTGGTGATGAGAAAGGAAGGCTTTTTCCAGGGGAGGAGTTAATACTCACTAACTATAACGGAGTAAAACTCGGCATAGCTATATGTTACGACGTAGACTTCCCTGAGTCAGTAAGGGAACTGTTCAAAAGGGGTATGGAGATACTACTAGTTCCATCAAAGATACGAAAAGAGGGAATAGACATCTGGAGAGCTTACCTGATGATAAGGGCTCTAGAGAACAGGGTAGGAGTGGTGAACGCAAACAACTTAACCTTACCTGACTATCCTGGAATGAGCATAGCAATGGTTCCAGAGAACGATAACGGCATCGTGAGACCTATGATCTTAGCTGACATGAAGGACAAAGAAGAATGGAAGGTCGTAAACATAGATACGCTACGATATATGCCACTACGGTCTCAAAGGTTAGAAGAATACGTAGACCCCAAGGTAAAGGATGTAAGATAA
- a CDS encoding CBS domain-containing protein produces MSARELISEVKLTVTPNDRLSEIIPKMRETNSWTAPVVKGKVLVGLLSYKDLLSRRVSLDSKVSSVMSPTVSLLDNSDFTKIIGKFYTTKARVIPVIDNKGNLKGEITRESIIRYLLEQKKVPDNEKTRKYMSSPPKVISQSESIAKVRWIMLRDKISRLPVVEDNKLVGIVSVRDVVNTLYSVIDKKKSSIMTEEERIMATCVKEIMKYPVITAKANESLKGALEKMLDKNVSGLPIMEGEQIVGVLSGVDVINAVSESMQLSIPIDAKIPMIIRKNSELKAEIDAIVERYLAKLEKISDIITFKVSFKEEKSAKQGEGSVYMATVRAVTKEGEFVAKDSDRDPVVAVKRAVEKIESRIIRNLKKIEDKNNKKDKAEKT; encoded by the coding sequence ATGTCAGCAAGAGAGCTAATCTCGGAAGTGAAATTAACTGTTACGCCTAATGACCGATTATCTGAAATTATTCCTAAAATGAGAGAAACAAACTCATGGACTGCCCCGGTAGTCAAGGGAAAAGTGCTCGTAGGGTTACTCTCATATAAAGACCTACTCTCTAGAAGGGTTAGTCTAGACTCTAAAGTTTCATCGGTGATGTCACCCACGGTGTCCCTTTTAGATAACAGTGATTTCACTAAAATAATAGGAAAGTTCTACACGACCAAAGCCAGAGTGATACCAGTAATTGACAACAAAGGGAACTTGAAGGGGGAGATAACTAGGGAGTCAATAATAAGGTACTTGCTAGAACAGAAGAAGGTCCCAGATAACGAGAAGACCAGGAAGTACATGTCTTCTCCTCCCAAGGTGATATCACAGAGTGAAAGCATAGCCAAGGTAAGGTGGATAATGCTAAGGGATAAAATATCAAGACTGCCCGTAGTTGAAGACAACAAGCTAGTTGGAATAGTCTCAGTAAGAGACGTGGTGAATACCCTCTACTCAGTGATAGATAAAAAGAAATCAAGCATCATGACAGAGGAAGAAAGAATAATGGCAACATGTGTAAAGGAAATCATGAAATACCCAGTAATTACCGCTAAAGCTAACGAATCGTTAAAGGGGGCTCTAGAAAAGATGCTAGATAAGAACGTATCAGGCCTTCCTATCATGGAAGGAGAGCAAATAGTAGGAGTATTAAGTGGAGTAGACGTGATAAATGCAGTGTCTGAATCCATGCAGTTATCGATACCTATAGACGCTAAAATTCCCATGATAATAAGGAAGAACAGCGAACTCAAGGCTGAAATAGACGCTATAGTGGAGAGATACCTAGCTAAACTAGAGAAAATATCAGATATCATAACGTTCAAGGTTTCTTTCAAGGAGGAAAAAAGTGCAAAACAAGGAGAGGGATCGGTTTACATGGCCACAGTTAGGGCTGTGACCAAGGAAGGTGAGTTCGTAGCTAAAGACTCCGATAGAGATCCAGTAGTTGCAGTAAAGAGGGCTGTCGAGAAAATAGAGTCTAGAATAATAAGGAACCTAAAGAAGATCGAGGATAAAAACAATAAGAAAGACAAGGCAGAAAAAACTTGA
- a CDS encoding acetoin utilization protein AcuC, which produces MRPLLAHKTVFVWSDLYYNYSFPGDHPFKSIRESLTKKYLEQKGLFHEIEQVAPDPVSEDMLLEVHSREYVNQIKRMSERGQGMLDEGDTPAFRGIFEASLVRVAGNLKALKEIESGNFVHAVNIGGGLHHAKRDSAGGFCVFNDIAILVKEAEKRYQRVAILDIDGHHFDGTQSLLYQDDKSLKISMHMFHPNFFPGSGSINEIGEGKGKGLTVNIPLPPGTADDAYLMAFNEVAYPVLERFKPEIIILEVGGDSHFGDPLVELKLSTMGYAEVIKKVHELAHRLSEGRLIMTGGGGYNYDATARVWTLAIAEIAGIKETELDLLHDCCSTASTPFVIEKVKKIVEKLKEVHHIS; this is translated from the coding sequence ATGAGACCTTTGTTAGCACATAAAACTGTTTTTGTGTGGAGTGACCTTTACTACAACTATTCCTTCCCTGGAGATCACCCTTTTAAGTCAATAAGGGAAAGCCTGACAAAGAAGTACTTGGAACAGAAAGGACTGTTTCACGAGATAGAACAAGTAGCGCCTGACCCTGTAAGTGAAGATATGCTTCTGGAAGTTCACTCAAGAGAATATGTAAACCAGATCAAGAGAATGAGTGAACGTGGTCAGGGGATGCTCGACGAGGGAGATACACCAGCATTTAGGGGAATTTTCGAGGCGTCCTTAGTCAGAGTAGCAGGCAACCTGAAAGCACTTAAGGAAATAGAGAGCGGAAATTTCGTTCATGCGGTTAACATAGGAGGAGGTCTACATCACGCTAAGAGGGACTCCGCAGGAGGCTTCTGCGTCTTCAACGACATAGCTATCTTAGTGAAGGAGGCAGAGAAGAGATACCAGCGTGTCGCAATACTTGACATCGATGGTCACCATTTCGACGGCACGCAGTCTCTCCTCTATCAAGATGATAAATCCCTAAAGATCTCCATGCACATGTTCCATCCTAATTTCTTCCCGGGATCTGGGTCTATAAATGAAATAGGGGAAGGTAAAGGGAAAGGGCTAACAGTCAACATTCCACTCCCCCCTGGTACTGCTGACGACGCTTACTTGATGGCGTTCAACGAGGTGGCCTACCCTGTCCTAGAAAGGTTTAAGCCAGAAATAATAATCCTTGAAGTGGGGGGAGACTCTCACTTCGGGGATCCGTTGGTAGAGCTCAAGTTAAGTACCATGGGATACGCGGAGGTAATAAAGAAAGTTCACGAACTAGCTCACCGTCTTTCTGAAGGGAGGCTAATAATGACTGGAGGAGGAGGGTATAACTACGACGCTACAGCTAGAGTCTGGACTCTAGCAATAGCAGAAATAGCTGGAATCAAAGAGACAGAGCTAGATTTGCTCCATGACTGCTGTTCTACCGCGTCGACTCCTTTTGTAATTGAGAAGGTAAAGAAAATTGTGGAAAAATTGAAAGAGGTTCATCACATTAGTTAA
- the purT gene encoding formate-dependent phosphoribosylglycinamide formyltransferase: protein MNIGSPLFEGSKKLLWLGGGELGKEMVIEAQRLGVETVVVDRYDFAPAMHVSHRKYVVDMMDPNAIKAIIRRENPDAVIAEIEAINTDALVELEDDGFRVAPNATAVKTCMNRLELRDFASNKLGLPTTTFHFAENENEVMSACKDVGFPCLVKPEMSSSGHGHVLIKSPDEVAKGYQESISHARGKGKKVIVEEFVKIDTELTVLTYRSMNSDGKAEIGQYEPIEHRRPSYYYVESWHPYTVRKEIAERAKEIAKKTVQGFGGLGIYGVEIIVTGERVLFSEVSPRPHDTGLVTLASSDISEFQVHVRSALGLFTPSVKLVSPAASHVILAENSKWAPKFQNVDKALEIPNVQVRLFGKPSTYPKRRMGVVLATGDNPTEALEKVRKASALIVVN, encoded by the coding sequence GTGAATATAGGTTCACCTTTATTTGAGGGTTCTAAGAAACTCCTTTGGTTAGGAGGAGGAGAGCTAGGCAAAGAGATGGTTATAGAAGCTCAGAGGCTAGGCGTCGAAACAGTAGTGGTAGATAGATATGACTTCGCGCCAGCTATGCATGTTTCCCACAGGAAATACGTAGTTGACATGATGGATCCTAATGCAATTAAGGCAATCATAAGGAGAGAAAACCCCGATGCTGTCATAGCTGAGATAGAAGCCATAAACACGGACGCATTAGTGGAGCTTGAGGACGACGGCTTTAGAGTTGCTCCTAACGCTACTGCAGTGAAGACTTGCATGAACAGACTGGAATTAAGGGACTTCGCCTCCAATAAGCTGGGTTTACCCACGACGACATTTCACTTCGCTGAAAACGAGAACGAGGTCATGTCAGCGTGCAAAGACGTAGGCTTCCCCTGCCTCGTGAAACCCGAGATGAGCTCCAGTGGACACGGACACGTTCTGATAAAATCTCCAGATGAAGTTGCAAAAGGCTATCAGGAGTCGATTTCTCACGCCAGAGGTAAAGGCAAAAAGGTAATAGTCGAGGAATTCGTAAAGATCGACACTGAACTGACGGTGCTCACATACAGATCAATGAACAGCGACGGGAAGGCAGAAATAGGGCAATATGAGCCTATAGAACACCGCAGACCATCTTACTATTACGTGGAGTCGTGGCATCCATACACTGTAAGGAAGGAAATAGCTGAGAGAGCTAAGGAGATAGCTAAAAAGACAGTGCAGGGCTTCGGAGGTCTGGGAATCTATGGTGTTGAGATCATAGTTACTGGTGAAAGGGTGCTCTTCAGTGAGGTCTCTCCTAGACCCCACGACACGGGGCTCGTCACATTAGCTAGCTCAGACATAAGCGAGTTTCAAGTCCATGTTAGGAGTGCCTTAGGGCTTTTCACGCCCAGCGTTAAGTTAGTCTCTCCTGCGGCTTCACACGTGATCTTGGCCGAGAACTCAAAATGGGCTCCCAAGTTCCAAAACGTTGACAAGGCTCTAGAGATACCTAATGTTCAAGTCAGGCTATTTGGTAAGCCGTCCACATATCCAAAGAGAAGGATGGGGGTCGTTCTGGCTACGGGGGATAATCCAACTGAAGCTTTAGAGAAAGTAAGGAAAGCCTCAGCATTAATAGTAGTTAACTAA
- a CDS encoding FAD-dependent oxidoreductase, which produces MKIGIIGGGIVGSSLYRILSERHEVKVFDASIKTQFPTLIHSLLLKGCDIELASLSLQFYNKYRIKRMDFTSYTLGEVSDDLVSSWREHGVSARETYVDWIGEKAIEAKGGDSLVDIRNLVSVPKEKAKVEISTGEKKATVKANGKDVTEDFDIFVLTAGSWNSNIIDERLPLKPYYCWASLMKGHRRELDKFIVYDYVLGFYSRPAIGIGSPLFIAGDGDIIEMKPPEDGNMRKPEIKDRELVISRIRRRFESRSIYVSGNFCEGTPDMRPLYGRLKDNLYLVGGLNGYGAEVGPGMAMLLEMMIDKGEERKSYILDRFNGIKDFDLGREPHEL; this is translated from the coding sequence TTGAAGATCGGAATTATCGGAGGGGGTATAGTAGGCAGTTCGCTTTACAGGATCCTATCTGAAAGACATGAAGTGAAAGTATTTGATGCTTCGATAAAAACCCAGTTCCCAACGTTGATACATTCCTTACTTTTGAAGGGATGTGATATAGAACTAGCGTCTCTCTCGTTACAGTTCTACAATAAGTATAGGATCAAGAGGATGGACTTCACTTCCTATACTTTGGGAGAAGTCAGTGATGACCTAGTTTCGTCTTGGAGGGAGCACGGAGTCTCGGCGAGAGAAACTTACGTGGATTGGATTGGCGAGAAGGCAATAGAAGCTAAAGGAGGAGACTCGTTGGTGGACATAAGGAACCTAGTAAGTGTACCCAAAGAGAAGGCTAAGGTCGAGATCTCCACGGGTGAGAAGAAAGCTACGGTGAAAGCTAATGGAAAAGATGTGACTGAAGACTTCGACATCTTCGTCTTAACCGCTGGTAGCTGGAACAGTAATATCATCGACGAGAGATTACCTTTAAAGCCGTACTATTGCTGGGCGTCATTGATGAAAGGACACAGAAGGGAGCTGGACAAGTTCATTGTTTATGATTACGTGTTAGGTTTCTACTCTAGACCTGCCATAGGGATAGGTTCTCCCTTATTTATAGCAGGAGATGGCGATATAATTGAAATGAAACCGCCTGAGGATGGAAACATGAGGAAACCAGAAATCAAGGACAGAGAGTTGGTGATCTCGAGAATCAGAAGGAGGTTTGAATCACGCTCAATATACGTTTCAGGTAACTTCTGCGAGGGAACACCTGACATGAGACCTCTCTACGGCAGGCTCAAGGACAACCTTTACCTAGTAGGTGGCTTGAACGGTTACGGTGCAGAGGTAGGACCGGGGATGGCTATGCTTTTGGAAATGATGATAGATAAAGGAGAAGAAAGAAAATCGTACATTCTAGATAGGTTCAACGGAATTAAGGACTTCGATCTTGGAAGAGAGCCACACGAACTCTAG
- a CDS encoding MogA/MoaB family molybdenum cofactor biosynthesis protein — protein sequence MSHSHKEHRSHAPRELGFFVITVSSSRFEKSRRKEPIIDESGDVAKQLIISSGNKLEGYSLVPDDKLMILKSVVDALCKENVDVVVTTGGTGFTPSDMTVETLRGIFDREVEGFGQVFRSLSFSQEEVKSASYLSKATAGIIRGKLIYVLPGSPDAVKLAMSELVLPEAGHLVYLARSER from the coding sequence ATGTCTCATTCACACAAGGAACATAGGAGTCATGCCCCAAGAGAGTTAGGTTTCTTCGTTATCACTGTGAGTTCCTCTAGGTTTGAGAAATCTAGAAGAAAGGAACCGATAATAGACGAGTCAGGGGACGTGGCTAAGCAGCTGATCATAAGCTCTGGGAATAAACTTGAGGGTTACTCTTTAGTTCCGGACGATAAGTTGATGATACTTAAGTCAGTAGTGGACGCTTTATGTAAGGAGAATGTAGACGTGGTGGTAACAACTGGAGGTACAGGTTTCACTCCGTCCGACATGACAGTGGAGACCTTGAGGGGCATATTTGACAGGGAAGTGGAAGGGTTCGGACAAGTTTTCCGCTCTCTCAGCTTTAGTCAAGAGGAAGTAAAGAGCGCGTCTTACCTCTCTAAAGCCACGGCAGGGATAATCAGGGGGAAACTTATCTATGTCCTACCAGGTTCGCCCGACGCTGTGAAACTAGCAATGTCTGAGTTAGTGCTCCCAGAGGCAGGCCATTTGGTATATTTGGCTAGGTCTGAGCGTTAA
- a CDS encoding 4Fe-4S dicluster domain-containing protein, with amino-acid sequence MYEEYILSAISPSKKGKLPSKVINFTEGVEIPQGSIPRFEMFRGAEGDVIVNMNHYTGIEDLGDKIAVKAGTTWREVSEKYNVELHGNLNLTVGGTLFFGDPVYGLNEFGSMTAKVEVEGFNGTLYQGKYNGGIPLKVFIKKENKKITWREWRGNTSSLFSMVRSWYNNTIPVFRDISVVKDNEGVKVVASYPETREILLKPFLNSSSPGNPFYDKIDSPFYYEGEIPLDSLFSLEAAIEMAEFAVIRVRKDKAVYSISSNNKLLGIPNVKFSIEESIFNGCILCGSCVNVCPHGKQRGNDVSFTPLGLYVLQSDGMADQVSNCHVCGQCISVCPAKLDIITDLRKFVNPTLPQQSPRPPLNDLRKRINVVLTPISAELYDYALRSIEYLSRLGLDVGFIYLNVNPNSLIRGNPDLDFLMNELVGIEELITITPEDHYYLQILKARRVIQIDFIGTMLLEKNPDAVKGKSLHVPCLLKSEPKTDDDKKIHDCSTFFLNKVNREGMRADLKADVTLCPLTSKGLGIPSVLDLSLPQIPDLIETFKQIKDKVEKGTENTQIILDDLSWFEGINDTVLQSIQEEAISKGFSDVPYITLKLLYIYTPSLPYELRDSKLIEKMKSVILNAQT; translated from the coding sequence ATGTACGAGGAGTACATTCTTTCAGCCATTTCTCCTTCAAAGAAGGGGAAACTGCCATCCAAAGTAATCAATTTCACAGAAGGTGTGGAGATACCCCAGGGTTCTATACCTAGGTTTGAGATGTTTAGAGGAGCTGAAGGAGACGTAATAGTAAACATGAACCATTACACTGGTATCGAAGACTTGGGCGACAAGATAGCGGTAAAGGCAGGAACAACTTGGAGGGAGGTTTCAGAGAAGTATAACGTAGAATTACATGGTAACTTGAACCTCACAGTCGGGGGCACACTATTCTTTGGAGACCCTGTGTACGGTTTAAACGAATTCGGGTCTATGACAGCTAAAGTAGAAGTGGAGGGATTCAATGGGACACTTTATCAGGGGAAATATAACGGAGGAATTCCTCTGAAAGTTTTCATAAAGAAAGAAAACAAGAAAATAACGTGGAGAGAATGGAGAGGTAATACCAGTTCGCTTTTCTCTATGGTCAGAAGTTGGTATAACAACACCATCCCAGTATTTAGAGACATTTCCGTAGTTAAGGACAATGAGGGTGTGAAAGTGGTTGCTTCTTACCCAGAGACGAGAGAAATTTTGCTTAAGCCTTTCCTCAATTCTAGTTCCCCAGGGAACCCGTTTTACGATAAGATAGACTCTCCTTTTTACTACGAGGGAGAGATTCCTCTGGACAGTCTCTTCTCCCTTGAAGCTGCCATTGAAATGGCTGAGTTTGCAGTAATCAGAGTAAGAAAAGACAAAGCTGTATACTCTATATCTAGTAACAACAAGCTGCTCGGCATCCCCAACGTTAAGTTCTCCATAGAGGAGTCAATATTTAACGGTTGTATACTTTGCGGGTCATGTGTAAATGTATGTCCTCACGGTAAACAGAGGGGTAACGATGTATCCTTCACACCTTTAGGGCTCTATGTATTACAAAGTGACGGAATGGCTGACCAAGTTTCTAACTGTCATGTTTGCGGGCAATGCATATCTGTATGCCCAGCAAAGCTAGACATTATCACAGACCTTAGAAAGTTCGTAAACCCTACATTACCTCAACAGAGCCCAAGACCACCTCTGAACGACTTGAGGAAGAGGATAAACGTCGTATTAACTCCAATTTCAGCTGAACTTTATGATTATGCACTTAGAAGTATAGAATATCTATCTAGACTAGGCTTAGATGTAGGATTTATTTATCTAAATGTGAACCCTAATTCACTAATAAGAGGAAATCCCGACTTAGATTTCCTCATGAATGAACTTGTGGGAATTGAAGAACTCATAACGATAACACCGGAAGACCATTATTACCTTCAGATATTGAAGGCTAGAAGGGTGATTCAGATAGATTTCATAGGAACCATGCTACTCGAGAAGAACCCTGATGCTGTGAAAGGAAAGTCGCTTCATGTGCCTTGTCTCCTGAAGAGTGAACCTAAGACAGATGACGACAAAAAAATACACGACTGTAGCACGTTCTTCCTCAACAAGGTTAACAGAGAGGGAATGAGAGCAGACCTTAAGGCTGATGTAACCCTTTGTCCTCTCACAAGCAAAGGTTTAGGAATACCTTCAGTCCTTGACTTATCTCTGCCTCAGATACCAGACCTTATCGAGACTTTCAAGCAGATAAAAGATAAAGTTGAAAAAGGTACAGAAAACACTCAAATAATTTTAGATGATCTCAGCTGGTTTGAAGGAATTAATGACACTGTATTACAGAGCATCCAAGAAGAGGCCATCTCTAAGGGATTCAGTGATGTACCTTACATTACGCTTAAGCTACTTTATATCTATACGCCTTCCCTCCCTTATGAGCTAAGGGATTCCAAGCTTATAGAGAAAATGAAGTCAGTGATTCTTAACGCTCAGACCTAG